One segment of Toxotes jaculatrix isolate fToxJac2 chromosome 8, fToxJac2.pri, whole genome shotgun sequence DNA contains the following:
- the adam15 gene encoding disintegrin and metalloproteinase domain-containing protein 15 isoform X4, translated as MRGSAATLLVLLLLSGRPAFTVCRSLNAPQDGGVLPPDGQADGTDGLTATVTGVDRWRRPLLEKTRPFILVDGQRRSLAEALQDGHPDRLQCGLQVGGRLFLLDLEKNHDLLPKPPSVFYYLPNGTGVSVKADPVTHCYYHGSVRGFPQSRVALSTCSGLRGVIAINSTLSFELQPQDDGYHPQHLHAHQRGEGEEGAGGESGGEGSGGSGGGGGEEEGVHLLFSTSPLEGDSAGGCGVSHASVPPIYSSTHTHRRKRDILSETKYIELVLVADHQEFVNYQKNNKTIIYRMLDVANQVDWFYRPLNVRVALTGLEIWSDRDKIRVEKSPTDTLNSFLEWRTRELLPRLRHDNAQLIMGGSFDGTTVGMASQSSMCSRDRSGGVNVDHLVSVLGVASTVAHELGHNLGMSHDTAERRCSCQNEPRLGGCIMEPSTGFMPGQQFSSCSAADLSVSLLHGGGMCLFNVPQPDSLLGGPRCGNLYVERGEECDCGLLEECDDPCCNASTCQLVPGAQCSSDGICCQDCKLRAAGSVCREPLGECDLPEFCTGSSPHCPPNVFLQNGEPCEDGASYCYGGVCASMHTQCQMLWGPNATSAPAVCFSSVNKQGNKYGNCGQLTNGSYVPCGNSDVHCGRIQCQGGRERPLLGTNAEILTTTVRFNHSDLVCRGTFFHLGDDVSDPSTVAQGTACGPGKACLNQKCQDVSVFGVDECHRKCSGHGVCNSNKNCHCDVGWAPPDCRYSGHGGSVDSGPARAAPGSDPVRVALLVIFLFILPVVLLFLALRFPRLRRSLLCLGPNSPFHKARQHNRTPVMERVDGRNGEQVRPLRYHLNPQADIPLTPPHKEVHDRPAPPTKPLPPDPTLKSPSQLVSRPAPPNKPLPPNPVTPGQVPVPLKPMVPRKPRPLAHPHIPPPPGYASNTKPPPHGAVAPAAVPNRRPPVPPIRPTIPQRVETSPPL; from the exons ATGCGCGGATCCGCCGCAACGTtactggtgctgctgctgctcagcggCCGCCCTGCGTTCACCGTCTGCAGGTCCCTGAACGCACCACAGGACGGAGGGGTTCTGCCTCCGGACGGGCAGGCGGACGGTACCGACGGTCTGACCGCAACAGTGACAG GTGTGGACAGATGGCGGCGTCCCCTGCTGGAGAAGACTCGTCCCTTTATCCTGGTGGACGGACAGAGACGAAGCCTCGCGGAAGCTTTACAG GACGGTCACCCTGACAGGCTGCAGTGTGGACTGCAGGTGGGAGGACGACTCTTCCTGCTGGACCTGGAGAAGAACCA CGACCTGCTGCCCAAACCGCCCAGCGTCTTCTACTACCTGCCCAACGGTACCGGAGTGTCCGTGAAAGCCGATCCTGTG ACTCACTGTTATTACCACGGCAGCGTCAGAGGTTTCCCTCAGTCCAGAGTGGCCCTGAGCACCTGCTCCGGACTCCG AGGCGTCATCGCCATCAACTCCACTCTGAGCTTCGAGCTGCAGCCGCAGGACGACGGCTACCATCCCCAACACCTCCACGCACACCagcggggggagggggaggagggggcagggggggagagtggaggagaggggagcgggggaagtggaggaggaggaggtgaagaagaaggagTTCACCTACTATTCTCCACCAGCCCTCTGGAGGGCGACAGCGCTGGAGGCTGCGGGGTTTCCCACGCCTCTGTGCCCCCCATCtacagctccacacacacacacagg aggaagagagacatcCTGTCAGAGACCAAATACATCGAGCTGGTGCTGGTGGCCGATCACCaggag TTTGTAAATTACCAGAAGAACAACAAGACCATCATCTACCGCATGCTGGACGTGGCCAACCAGGTGGACTGG TTCTACCGTCCTCTGAACGTCCGAGTGGCGTTGACTGGTCTGGAGATCTGGAGCGATCGAGATAAGATCCGCGTGGAGAAGAGTCCGACGGACACCCTCAACAGCTTCCTGGAATGGAGAACCAGAGAACTGCTGCCGCGCCTTCGCCATGACAACGCCCAGCTCATCAT GGGTGGGTCTTTTGACGGCACCACAGTGGGGATGGCGTCCCAGTCGTCCATGTGCTCCAGAGACAGGTCTGGTGGAGTCAACGTG gATCACCTGGTCAGTGTTTTGGGCGTGGCCTCCACTGTCGCTCATGAGCTCGGTCACAATCTGGGGATGAGCCATGACACCGCCGAACGCCGCTGCTCCTGCCAGAATGAACCGCGGCTCGGAGGATGCATCATGGAACCATCAACTGG GTTCATGCCGGGTCAGcagttcagcagctgcagcgcCGCAGACCTGTCCGTCAGCCTGCTGCATGGAGGCGGCATGTGTCTGTTCAACGTGCCGCAGCCGGACAGTCTGCTGGGAGGACCTCGCTGTGGAAACCTGTacgtggagagaggagaggagtgtgaCTGCGGCCTCCTGGAG gaGTGCGACGACCCCTGCTGTAACGCCTCCACCTGTCAGCTGGTCCCTGGAGCTCAGTGTTCGTCTGATGGCATCTGCTGCCAGGACTGTAAG TTGCGGGCGGCGGGCTCGGTTTGTCGCGAGCCGCTCGGAGAATGCGACCTCCCCGAGTTCTGCACCGGCTCCTCCCCCCACTGTCCCCCCAATGTCTTCCTGCAGAACGGAGAGCCCTGCGAGGACGGCGCTTCCTACTGCTACGGAGGAGTCTGCGCCAGCATGCACACCCAGTGCCAGATGCTGTGGGGACCCA ACGCCACCAGCGCTCCCGCCGTCTGCTTCTCATCAGTCAACAAACAGGGGAACAAATACGGAAACTGTGGTCAGCTGACCAACGGCTCCTACGTCCCCTGTGGGAACTC TGACGTTCACTGCGGCAGGATCCAGtgtcagggagggagggagcgccccctgctgggcaCCAACGCAGAGATCCTGACCACCACGGTCCGCTTCAACCACAGCGACCTGGTCTGCAGAGGAACCTTCTTCCACCTGGGCGATGATGTGTCCGACCCCTCCACCGTGGCCCAGGGCACTGCCTGTGGCCCTGGAAAG gcCTGTTTGAACCAGAAGTGTCAGGACGTGTCGGTGTTTGGCGTGGACGAGTGTCACAGGAAATGCAGCGGTCACGGG gtgtGTAACAGTAATAAGAACTGTCACTGTGATGTGGGCTGGGCTCCACCTGACTGCAGGTACTCTGGTCATGGAGGCAGCGTGGACAGTGGCCCGGCCAGAGCTGCTCCAG ggtcTGACCCGGTGCGAGTCGCCCTGCTCgtcatcttcctcttcatcctgccGGtggtcctcctcttcctcgctctTCGCTTCCCTCGTCTCCGTCGGAGTCTCCTCTGTCTGGGACCAAACAGCCCGTTTCACAAAGCTCGACAACACAACCG AACTCCGGTGATGGAGCGAGTGGACGGCAGGAATGGGGAGCAGGTCCGACCGCTGAGGTACCACCTGAACCCACAGGCTGACATCCCACTAACCCCGCCCCACAAAgag GTTCATGACAGACCTGCTCCTCCCACTAAGCCACTCCCCCCTGACCCCACCCTAAAATCCCCATCACAG CTGGTGAGTCGACCAGCTCCGCCCAACAAGCCGCTCCCACCCAACCCCGTCACACCTGGACAG GTTCCTGTTCCACTCAAACCTATGGTGCCCAGAAAGCCCCGCCCTCTGGCCCACCCCCACATCCCCCCTCCCCCTGGCTACGCCTCCAACACCAAACCTCCACCACACGGAGCCGTCGCACCTGCAGCCGTTCCCAACAG gcgGCCTCCCGTTCCCCCGATTCGACCCACAATCCCTCAGAGAGTCGAGACCTCGCCGCCTCTTTAA
- the adam15 gene encoding disintegrin and metalloproteinase domain-containing protein 15 isoform X6 encodes MRGSAATLLVLLLLSGRPAFTVCRSLNAPQDGGVLPPDGQADGTDGLTATVTGVDRWRRPLLEKTRPFILVDGQRRSLAEALQDGHPDRLQCGLQVGGRLFLLDLEKNHDLLPKPPSVFYYLPNGTGVSVKADPVTHCYYHGSVRGFPQSRVALSTCSGLRGVIAINSTLSFELQPQDDGYHPQHLHAHQRGEGEEGAGGESGGEGSGGSGGGGGEEEGVHLLFSTSPLEGDSAGGCGVSHASVPPIYSSTHTHRRKRDILSETKYIELVLVADHQEFVNYQKNNKTIIYRMLDVANQVDWFYRPLNVRVALTGLEIWSDRDKIRVEKSPTDTLNSFLEWRTRELLPRLRHDNAQLIMGGSFDGTTVGMASQSSMCSRDRSGGVNVDHLVSVLGVASTVAHELGHNLGMSHDTAERRCSCQNEPRLGGCIMEPSTGFMPGQQFSSCSAADLSVSLLHGGGMCLFNVPQPDSLLGGPRCGNLYVERGEECDCGLLEECDDPCCNASTCQLVPGAQCSSDGICCQDCKLRAAGSVCREPLGECDLPEFCTGSSPHCPPNVFLQNGEPCEDGASYCYGGVCASMHTQCQMLWGPNATSAPAVCFSSVNKQGNKYGNCGQLTNGSYVPCGNSDVHCGRIQCQGGRERPLLGTNAEILTTTVRFNHSDLVCRGTFFHLGDDVSDPSTVAQGTACGPGKACLNQKCQDVSVFGVDECHRKCSGHGVCNSNKNCHCDVGWAPPDCRYSGHGGSVDSGPARAAPGSDPVRVALLVIFLFILPVVLLFLALRFPRLRRSLLCLGPNSPFHKARQHNRTPVMERVDGRNGEQVRPLRYHLNPQADIPLTPPHKEQLVSRPAPPNKPLPPNPVTPGQVPVPLKPMVPRKPRPLAHPHIPPPPGYASNTKPPPHGAVAPAAVPNRRPPVPPIRPTIPQRVETSPPL; translated from the exons ATGCGCGGATCCGCCGCAACGTtactggtgctgctgctgctcagcggCCGCCCTGCGTTCACCGTCTGCAGGTCCCTGAACGCACCACAGGACGGAGGGGTTCTGCCTCCGGACGGGCAGGCGGACGGTACCGACGGTCTGACCGCAACAGTGACAG GTGTGGACAGATGGCGGCGTCCCCTGCTGGAGAAGACTCGTCCCTTTATCCTGGTGGACGGACAGAGACGAAGCCTCGCGGAAGCTTTACAG GACGGTCACCCTGACAGGCTGCAGTGTGGACTGCAGGTGGGAGGACGACTCTTCCTGCTGGACCTGGAGAAGAACCA CGACCTGCTGCCCAAACCGCCCAGCGTCTTCTACTACCTGCCCAACGGTACCGGAGTGTCCGTGAAAGCCGATCCTGTG ACTCACTGTTATTACCACGGCAGCGTCAGAGGTTTCCCTCAGTCCAGAGTGGCCCTGAGCACCTGCTCCGGACTCCG AGGCGTCATCGCCATCAACTCCACTCTGAGCTTCGAGCTGCAGCCGCAGGACGACGGCTACCATCCCCAACACCTCCACGCACACCagcggggggagggggaggagggggcagggggggagagtggaggagaggggagcgggggaagtggaggaggaggaggtgaagaagaaggagTTCACCTACTATTCTCCACCAGCCCTCTGGAGGGCGACAGCGCTGGAGGCTGCGGGGTTTCCCACGCCTCTGTGCCCCCCATCtacagctccacacacacacacagg aggaagagagacatcCTGTCAGAGACCAAATACATCGAGCTGGTGCTGGTGGCCGATCACCaggag TTTGTAAATTACCAGAAGAACAACAAGACCATCATCTACCGCATGCTGGACGTGGCCAACCAGGTGGACTGG TTCTACCGTCCTCTGAACGTCCGAGTGGCGTTGACTGGTCTGGAGATCTGGAGCGATCGAGATAAGATCCGCGTGGAGAAGAGTCCGACGGACACCCTCAACAGCTTCCTGGAATGGAGAACCAGAGAACTGCTGCCGCGCCTTCGCCATGACAACGCCCAGCTCATCAT GGGTGGGTCTTTTGACGGCACCACAGTGGGGATGGCGTCCCAGTCGTCCATGTGCTCCAGAGACAGGTCTGGTGGAGTCAACGTG gATCACCTGGTCAGTGTTTTGGGCGTGGCCTCCACTGTCGCTCATGAGCTCGGTCACAATCTGGGGATGAGCCATGACACCGCCGAACGCCGCTGCTCCTGCCAGAATGAACCGCGGCTCGGAGGATGCATCATGGAACCATCAACTGG GTTCATGCCGGGTCAGcagttcagcagctgcagcgcCGCAGACCTGTCCGTCAGCCTGCTGCATGGAGGCGGCATGTGTCTGTTCAACGTGCCGCAGCCGGACAGTCTGCTGGGAGGACCTCGCTGTGGAAACCTGTacgtggagagaggagaggagtgtgaCTGCGGCCTCCTGGAG gaGTGCGACGACCCCTGCTGTAACGCCTCCACCTGTCAGCTGGTCCCTGGAGCTCAGTGTTCGTCTGATGGCATCTGCTGCCAGGACTGTAAG TTGCGGGCGGCGGGCTCGGTTTGTCGCGAGCCGCTCGGAGAATGCGACCTCCCCGAGTTCTGCACCGGCTCCTCCCCCCACTGTCCCCCCAATGTCTTCCTGCAGAACGGAGAGCCCTGCGAGGACGGCGCTTCCTACTGCTACGGAGGAGTCTGCGCCAGCATGCACACCCAGTGCCAGATGCTGTGGGGACCCA ACGCCACCAGCGCTCCCGCCGTCTGCTTCTCATCAGTCAACAAACAGGGGAACAAATACGGAAACTGTGGTCAGCTGACCAACGGCTCCTACGTCCCCTGTGGGAACTC TGACGTTCACTGCGGCAGGATCCAGtgtcagggagggagggagcgccccctgctgggcaCCAACGCAGAGATCCTGACCACCACGGTCCGCTTCAACCACAGCGACCTGGTCTGCAGAGGAACCTTCTTCCACCTGGGCGATGATGTGTCCGACCCCTCCACCGTGGCCCAGGGCACTGCCTGTGGCCCTGGAAAG gcCTGTTTGAACCAGAAGTGTCAGGACGTGTCGGTGTTTGGCGTGGACGAGTGTCACAGGAAATGCAGCGGTCACGGG gtgtGTAACAGTAATAAGAACTGTCACTGTGATGTGGGCTGGGCTCCACCTGACTGCAGGTACTCTGGTCATGGAGGCAGCGTGGACAGTGGCCCGGCCAGAGCTGCTCCAG ggtcTGACCCGGTGCGAGTCGCCCTGCTCgtcatcttcctcttcatcctgccGGtggtcctcctcttcctcgctctTCGCTTCCCTCGTCTCCGTCGGAGTCTCCTCTGTCTGGGACCAAACAGCCCGTTTCACAAAGCTCGACAACACAACCG AACTCCGGTGATGGAGCGAGTGGACGGCAGGAATGGGGAGCAGGTCCGACCGCTGAGGTACCACCTGAACCCACAGGCTGACATCCCACTAACCCCGCCCCACAAAgag CAGCTGGTGAGTCGACCAGCTCCGCCCAACAAGCCGCTCCCACCCAACCCCGTCACACCTGGACAG GTTCCTGTTCCACTCAAACCTATGGTGCCCAGAAAGCCCCGCCCTCTGGCCCACCCCCACATCCCCCCTCCCCCTGGCTACGCCTCCAACACCAAACCTCCACCACACGGAGCCGTCGCACCTGCAGCCGTTCCCAACAG gcgGCCTCCCGTTCCCCCGATTCGACCCACAATCCCTCAGAGAGTCGAGACCTCGCCGCCTCTTTAA
- the adam15 gene encoding disintegrin and metalloproteinase domain-containing protein 12 isoform X1, whose amino-acid sequence MRGSAATLLVLLLLSGRPAFTVCRSLNAPQDGGVLPPDGQADGTDGLTATVTGVDRWRRPLLEKTRPFILVDGQRRSLAEALQDGHPDRLQCGLQVGGRLFLLDLEKNHDLLPKPPSVFYYLPNGTGVSVKADPVTHCYYHGSVRGFPQSRVALSTCSGLRGVIAINSTLSFELQPQDDGYHPQHLHAHQRGEGEEGAGGESGGEGSGGSGGGGGEEEGVHLLFSTSPLEGDSAGGCGVSHASVPPIYSSTHTHRRKRDILSETKYIELVLVADHQEFVNYQKNNKTIIYRMLDVANQVDWFYRPLNVRVALTGLEIWSDRDKIRVEKSPTDTLNSFLEWRTRELLPRLRHDNAQLIMGGSFDGTTVGMASQSSMCSRDRSGGVNVDHLVSVLGVASTVAHELGHNLGMSHDTAERRCSCQNEPRLGGCIMEPSTGFMPGQQFSSCSAADLSVSLLHGGGMCLFNVPQPDSLLGGPRCGNLYVERGEECDCGLLEECDDPCCNASTCQLVPGAQCSSDGICCQDCKLRAAGSVCREPLGECDLPEFCTGSSPHCPPNVFLQNGEPCEDGASYCYGGVCASMHTQCQMLWGPNATSAPAVCFSSVNKQGNKYGNCGQLTNGSYVPCGNSDVHCGRIQCQGGRERPLLGTNAEILTTTVRFNHSDLVCRGTFFHLGDDVSDPSTVAQGTACGPGKACLNQKCQDVSVFGVDECHRKCSGHGVCNSNKNCHCDVGWAPPDCRYSGHGGSVDSGPARAAPGSDPVRVALLVIFLFILPVVLLFLALRFPRLRRSLLCLGPNSPFHKARQHNRTPVMERVDGRNGEQVRPLRYHLNPQADIPLTPPHKEVHDRPAPPTKPLPPDPTLKSPSQCVKQRPAPPSKPLPPDPPTPTSQQLVSRPAPPNKPLPPNPVTPGQVPVPLKPMVPRKPRPLAHPHIPPPPGYASNTKPPPHGAVAPAAVPNRRPPVPPIRPTIPQRVETSPPL is encoded by the exons ATGCGCGGATCCGCCGCAACGTtactggtgctgctgctgctcagcggCCGCCCTGCGTTCACCGTCTGCAGGTCCCTGAACGCACCACAGGACGGAGGGGTTCTGCCTCCGGACGGGCAGGCGGACGGTACCGACGGTCTGACCGCAACAGTGACAG GTGTGGACAGATGGCGGCGTCCCCTGCTGGAGAAGACTCGTCCCTTTATCCTGGTGGACGGACAGAGACGAAGCCTCGCGGAAGCTTTACAG GACGGTCACCCTGACAGGCTGCAGTGTGGACTGCAGGTGGGAGGACGACTCTTCCTGCTGGACCTGGAGAAGAACCA CGACCTGCTGCCCAAACCGCCCAGCGTCTTCTACTACCTGCCCAACGGTACCGGAGTGTCCGTGAAAGCCGATCCTGTG ACTCACTGTTATTACCACGGCAGCGTCAGAGGTTTCCCTCAGTCCAGAGTGGCCCTGAGCACCTGCTCCGGACTCCG AGGCGTCATCGCCATCAACTCCACTCTGAGCTTCGAGCTGCAGCCGCAGGACGACGGCTACCATCCCCAACACCTCCACGCACACCagcggggggagggggaggagggggcagggggggagagtggaggagaggggagcgggggaagtggaggaggaggaggtgaagaagaaggagTTCACCTACTATTCTCCACCAGCCCTCTGGAGGGCGACAGCGCTGGAGGCTGCGGGGTTTCCCACGCCTCTGTGCCCCCCATCtacagctccacacacacacacagg aggaagagagacatcCTGTCAGAGACCAAATACATCGAGCTGGTGCTGGTGGCCGATCACCaggag TTTGTAAATTACCAGAAGAACAACAAGACCATCATCTACCGCATGCTGGACGTGGCCAACCAGGTGGACTGG TTCTACCGTCCTCTGAACGTCCGAGTGGCGTTGACTGGTCTGGAGATCTGGAGCGATCGAGATAAGATCCGCGTGGAGAAGAGTCCGACGGACACCCTCAACAGCTTCCTGGAATGGAGAACCAGAGAACTGCTGCCGCGCCTTCGCCATGACAACGCCCAGCTCATCAT GGGTGGGTCTTTTGACGGCACCACAGTGGGGATGGCGTCCCAGTCGTCCATGTGCTCCAGAGACAGGTCTGGTGGAGTCAACGTG gATCACCTGGTCAGTGTTTTGGGCGTGGCCTCCACTGTCGCTCATGAGCTCGGTCACAATCTGGGGATGAGCCATGACACCGCCGAACGCCGCTGCTCCTGCCAGAATGAACCGCGGCTCGGAGGATGCATCATGGAACCATCAACTGG GTTCATGCCGGGTCAGcagttcagcagctgcagcgcCGCAGACCTGTCCGTCAGCCTGCTGCATGGAGGCGGCATGTGTCTGTTCAACGTGCCGCAGCCGGACAGTCTGCTGGGAGGACCTCGCTGTGGAAACCTGTacgtggagagaggagaggagtgtgaCTGCGGCCTCCTGGAG gaGTGCGACGACCCCTGCTGTAACGCCTCCACCTGTCAGCTGGTCCCTGGAGCTCAGTGTTCGTCTGATGGCATCTGCTGCCAGGACTGTAAG TTGCGGGCGGCGGGCTCGGTTTGTCGCGAGCCGCTCGGAGAATGCGACCTCCCCGAGTTCTGCACCGGCTCCTCCCCCCACTGTCCCCCCAATGTCTTCCTGCAGAACGGAGAGCCCTGCGAGGACGGCGCTTCCTACTGCTACGGAGGAGTCTGCGCCAGCATGCACACCCAGTGCCAGATGCTGTGGGGACCCA ACGCCACCAGCGCTCCCGCCGTCTGCTTCTCATCAGTCAACAAACAGGGGAACAAATACGGAAACTGTGGTCAGCTGACCAACGGCTCCTACGTCCCCTGTGGGAACTC TGACGTTCACTGCGGCAGGATCCAGtgtcagggagggagggagcgccccctgctgggcaCCAACGCAGAGATCCTGACCACCACGGTCCGCTTCAACCACAGCGACCTGGTCTGCAGAGGAACCTTCTTCCACCTGGGCGATGATGTGTCCGACCCCTCCACCGTGGCCCAGGGCACTGCCTGTGGCCCTGGAAAG gcCTGTTTGAACCAGAAGTGTCAGGACGTGTCGGTGTTTGGCGTGGACGAGTGTCACAGGAAATGCAGCGGTCACGGG gtgtGTAACAGTAATAAGAACTGTCACTGTGATGTGGGCTGGGCTCCACCTGACTGCAGGTACTCTGGTCATGGAGGCAGCGTGGACAGTGGCCCGGCCAGAGCTGCTCCAG ggtcTGACCCGGTGCGAGTCGCCCTGCTCgtcatcttcctcttcatcctgccGGtggtcctcctcttcctcgctctTCGCTTCCCTCGTCTCCGTCGGAGTCTCCTCTGTCTGGGACCAAACAGCCCGTTTCACAAAGCTCGACAACACAACCG AACTCCGGTGATGGAGCGAGTGGACGGCAGGAATGGGGAGCAGGTCCGACCGCTGAGGTACCACCTGAACCCACAGGCTGACATCCCACTAACCCCGCCCCACAAAgag GTTCATGACAGACCTGCTCCTCCCACTAAGCCACTCCCCCCTGACCCCACCCTAAAATCCCCATCACAG TGTGTTAAACAGCGACCGGCCCCCCCCAGCAAGCCTCTGCCCCccgacccccccacccccaccagcCAG CAGCTGGTGAGTCGACCAGCTCCGCCCAACAAGCCGCTCCCACCCAACCCCGTCACACCTGGACAG GTTCCTGTTCCACTCAAACCTATGGTGCCCAGAAAGCCCCGCCCTCTGGCCCACCCCCACATCCCCCCTCCCCCTGGCTACGCCTCCAACACCAAACCTCCACCACACGGAGCCGTCGCACCTGCAGCCGTTCCCAACAG gcgGCCTCCCGTTCCCCCGATTCGACCCACAATCCCTCAGAGAGTCGAGACCTCGCCGCCTCTTTAA